From the genome of Nakamurella flavida, one region includes:
- the arsM gene encoding arsenite methyltransferase, whose amino-acid sequence MTQSDAVRWEVLHRYAAAASTVSSGVGCCGPADALAAISDRDETAVFGAALYADGQTDDLPAEAVLASLGCGNPLAVADLHPGERVLDLGSGGGIDVLLSAKRVGPTGFAYGVDMTPEMLDLARANAARAGTSNVAFLAGQIEAVPLPDGAVDVIISNCVINLSTDKPAVLAEMFRLLTPGGRIGISDVVAEDHLSTTDRAERGTHVGCIAGALSRREYLEGLTAAGFTDPGVTFTHEAAPGMHAAIVRATKPTGRPADLLHRPLLHEGNRLA is encoded by the coding sequence ATGACGCAGTCCGATGCGGTGCGGTGGGAGGTCCTCCACCGGTATGCCGCTGCCGCCAGCACCGTCAGCTCAGGGGTGGGTTGCTGCGGGCCGGCCGATGCGCTGGCCGCGATCAGCGACCGTGACGAGACCGCCGTCTTCGGTGCCGCCCTGTACGCGGACGGCCAGACCGACGACCTGCCCGCCGAGGCGGTGCTCGCCTCGCTGGGCTGCGGCAACCCGCTCGCGGTGGCCGACCTCCACCCCGGGGAACGGGTCCTGGACCTGGGTTCGGGCGGCGGGATCGACGTCCTGCTGTCCGCGAAGCGGGTCGGGCCGACCGGGTTCGCCTACGGGGTGGACATGACTCCCGAGATGCTCGACCTCGCGCGGGCCAACGCCGCCCGGGCCGGGACGAGCAATGTCGCGTTCCTGGCCGGGCAGATCGAGGCCGTCCCGCTGCCCGACGGCGCGGTCGACGTGATCATCTCCAACTGCGTGATCAACCTGTCCACCGACAAGCCCGCCGTGCTGGCCGAGATGTTCCGGTTGCTGACCCCGGGCGGGCGCATCGGGATCTCCGATGTCGTCGCCGAGGACCACCTCAGCACGACCGACCGGGCCGAACGCGGCACCCACGTGGGCTGCATCGCCGGGGCACTGTCCCGCCGTGAGTACCTCGAGGGGCTGACCGCGGCCGGCTTCACCGACCCCGGCGTCACCTTCACCCACGAAGCCGCACCCGGCATGCACGCGGCGATCGTCCGCGCCACCAAGCCCACCGGCCGACCCGCCGATCTGCTGCACCGCCCCCTGCTGCACGAAGGAAACCGCCTCGCATGA